From Streptomyces sp. HUAS MG91, the proteins below share one genomic window:
- the lnt gene encoding apolipoprotein N-acyltransferase, whose protein sequence is MRGRWQRLGTSPWWRGAAAAGAGALPALAFPAPALWWFAYAALVPWMLLARSAPTPRRAALDGWLGGLGFMLAVHHWLLPSLHVFTVVLAALLGALWAPWGWLLHRLLHDRPSPRQAVAALVAVPSAWLMVELVRSWQGLGGPWGMLGSSQWQVGPALRLASVGGVWLLSLLVVAVNTAVTLLVIARGARTPAVAGLVATVAVTTAASAWAPRPQTDGTARVAVVQPGVIVGAERRFDREEALTRRLVGRDVDLVVWGESSVGFDLAARPDLARRLAALSRQVGADILVNVDARRPASDGDGAGRGIYKSSVLIGPEGPTGPRYDKMRLVPFGEYVPARSLLGWATSVGKAAGEDRRRGTHQVVMDAGALRFGPLVCFESAFPDMTRNLTRDGAQLLLAQSSTSTFQHSWAPEQHASLAALRAAESGRPMVHATLTGVSAVYGPDGSRVGPWLGTSSSTVRVYAAPTAHGTTLYVRFGDWPIHVAGAVLLVLGAAEALRHRRSTSHVHAGGGWSRSSPRP, encoded by the coding sequence ATGCGGGGACGGTGGCAGCGGCTCGGCACATCGCCCTGGTGGCGCGGGGCGGCGGCGGCCGGGGCGGGCGCGCTGCCCGCGCTCGCGTTCCCCGCGCCCGCGCTGTGGTGGTTCGCCTACGCGGCCCTCGTCCCCTGGATGCTGCTGGCGCGCTCGGCGCCGACGCCGCGCCGCGCCGCCCTGGACGGCTGGCTGGGCGGCCTCGGATTCATGCTGGCGGTGCACCACTGGCTGCTGCCCAGCCTGCATGTCTTCACGGTCGTTCTCGCCGCGCTGCTGGGCGCGTTGTGGGCGCCGTGGGGGTGGCTGCTGCACCGGCTGCTGCACGACCGGCCGTCGCCGCGGCAGGCGGTGGCCGCGCTGGTCGCGGTGCCGTCGGCGTGGCTGATGGTCGAACTGGTCAGGTCCTGGCAGGGGTTGGGCGGCCCGTGGGGGATGCTGGGCTCCAGTCAGTGGCAGGTGGGTCCGGCACTGCGGCTCGCGTCGGTGGGCGGCGTGTGGCTGCTGAGTCTGCTGGTCGTCGCCGTGAACACCGCGGTGACGCTGCTCGTGATCGCGCGCGGCGCCCGCACCCCGGCGGTGGCCGGGCTCGTCGCGACCGTCGCGGTGACCACGGCCGCCTCGGCCTGGGCGCCGCGCCCGCAGACCGACGGCACCGCACGTGTGGCGGTCGTCCAGCCCGGGGTGATCGTCGGGGCCGAGCGCCGCTTCGACCGGGAGGAGGCCCTGACCCGCCGACTCGTGGGGCGCGATGTCGACCTGGTCGTCTGGGGCGAGAGCAGCGTCGGCTTCGATCTGGCCGCACGCCCCGACCTGGCCCGCCGGCTCGCCGCGCTCTCCCGGCAGGTCGGCGCGGACATCCTGGTCAATGTGGACGCGCGCCGTCCGGCGTCCGACGGTGACGGCGCCGGGCGCGGCATCTACAAGAGTTCGGTGCTGATCGGTCCCGAGGGGCCGACGGGTCCGCGCTACGACAAGATGCGGCTGGTGCCGTTCGGCGAGTACGTGCCCGCCCGGTCGCTGCTCGGCTGGGCGACGTCGGTGGGCAAGGCGGCCGGCGAGGACCGCAGGCGCGGGACGCACCAGGTCGTGATGGACGCGGGGGCGCTGCGGTTCGGGCCGCTGGTCTGCTTCGAGTCGGCGTTCCCCGACATGACGCGGAACCTGACCCGGGACGGGGCGCAGCTGCTGCTCGCGCAGTCGTCGACCTCGACGTTCCAGCACAGCTGGGCGCCCGAGCAGCATGCGTCGCTGGCGGCGTTGCGGGCCGCCGAGAGCGGGCGGCCGATGGTGCACGCGACGCTGACCGGGGTCTCCGCGGTGTACGGGCCCGACGGTTCGCGGGTCGGTCCGTGGCTCGGTACGTCGTCGAGCACGGTCCGGGTGTACGCGGCCCCGACCGCCCACGGCACGACCCTGTACGTCCGCTTCGGCGACTGGCCGATTCATGTCGCCGGGGCGGTACTGCTGGTCCTCGGCGCCGCGGAGGCCCTGCGACACCGCCGCTCCACGTCCCACGTGCACGCCGGTGGGGGCTGGTCGCGCAGTTCCCCGCGCCCCTGA
- a CDS encoding Gfo/Idh/MocA family oxidoreductase, translating into MKVGCIGLGDIAQKAYLPVLAAQPGIELHLQTRTAATLTRVADQYRIPDDRRHTDLDALLAQGLDAAFVHAPTAVHPEIVTRLLEAGVATYVDKPLAYELAESARLVELAEERGVSLAVGFNRRYAPGYAQCVEHPRELILMQKNRVGLPEEPRTMILDDFIHVVDTLRFLVPGTIDDVTVRSRVEDGLLHHVVLQLAGDGFTALGVMNRLSGSTEEILEVSGQDTKRQVLNLADVVDHKGQPTVRRRGDWVPVARQRGIEQVALAFLDAVRAGKVVSGRDALASHELCERVVRGVLS; encoded by the coding sequence GTGAAGGTCGGCTGCATCGGACTCGGCGACATCGCCCAGAAGGCCTATCTGCCCGTGCTCGCCGCACAGCCCGGCATCGAACTGCATCTGCAGACCCGCACCGCCGCGACGCTCACCCGCGTCGCCGACCAGTACCGGATCCCCGACGACCGGCGCCACACCGACCTGGACGCGCTGCTCGCGCAGGGACTCGACGCCGCGTTCGTGCACGCGCCGACCGCCGTGCACCCCGAGATCGTGACGCGGCTGCTCGAAGCCGGCGTGGCGACCTACGTCGACAAGCCCCTCGCCTACGAACTCGCCGAGTCGGCACGTCTCGTGGAACTCGCCGAGGAGCGCGGGGTCAGTCTCGCCGTCGGCTTCAACCGGCGCTACGCGCCCGGGTACGCGCAGTGCGTGGAGCATCCGCGCGAGCTGATCCTGATGCAGAAGAACCGCGTCGGGCTCCCCGAGGAGCCGCGCACGATGATCCTCGACGACTTCATCCACGTCGTGGACACCCTGCGCTTCCTGGTGCCCGGCACGATCGACGACGTCACCGTCCGGAGCCGGGTCGAGGACGGTCTGCTGCACCATGTCGTGCTGCAGCTCGCCGGGGACGGGTTCACCGCGCTCGGGGTGATGAACCGGCTCAGCGGGTCCACGGAGGAGATCCTCGAGGTCTCCGGGCAGGACACCAAGCGGCAGGTGCTCAATCTCGCCGACGTCGTCGATCACAAGGGACAGCCGACGGTGCGGCGGCGGGGGGACTGGGTGCCGGTCGCCCGGCAGCGCGGGATCGAGCAGGTGGCCCTGGCGTTCCTGGACGCCGTGCGGGCCGGGAAGGTCGTGAGCGGGCGCGATGCGCTGGCTTCGCATGAGTTGTGCGAGCGGGTTGTGCGGGGCGTTTTGAGCTGA